In Thermodesulfovibrionales bacterium, the following are encoded in one genomic region:
- a CDS encoding DUF3187 family protein: MKNSIANLSTLLFLLFLASPATSFEGPLQVKNQFPLFVFLNPPYLERALPEDSLSVILSYSSDYMVKSSSDWSVGLDMETTELSLRYKKKIVNSFELGIDVPFLSFNSGFLDHFLSDYHRTFGFSDYGRSNRPANTFLYEMSKNGKLLIQADNGTIGLGDIRLTAKKALLLADPVVSLMADIELPTGSASKGFGSGGIDTGIAVLIDKRLGEKVMLYGNVGVVFTGDLKWKERVKLRDSLYGGVCVEAAPWKNFSLLGQAVFQSSPFPETGIPSLDRLSVLLSFGGRYSRGENIFELSLTEDPNTAGAPDFTVVFAFKRKL; the protein is encoded by the coding sequence ATGAAGAACAGCATCGCCAACTTGTCGACCCTTCTCTTTCTGCTCTTTCTCGCCTCTCCCGCGACTTCCTTCGAGGGACCGTTACAGGTAAAAAATCAGTTTCCCCTCTTTGTCTTTCTTAATCCGCCGTATCTCGAACGAGCACTCCCTGAGGACTCCCTTTCCGTGATCCTTTCTTACTCCAGCGACTACATGGTGAAAAGCTCTTCTGACTGGTCTGTAGGGCTTGACATGGAAACAACGGAACTCAGCTTGCGGTACAAAAAAAAGATAGTCAATTCCTTCGAACTCGGCATCGACGTCCCCTTTCTGAGCTTCAACAGTGGGTTTCTCGATCATTTTTTATCCGACTACCACAGGACCTTTGGTTTCTCCGATTATGGGAGGAGCAACAGGCCGGCCAACACGTTTCTCTATGAGATGAGCAAGAACGGCAAGCTCCTCATACAGGCCGATAACGGCACTATCGGCTTGGGAGATATTCGGCTGACAGCAAAGAAGGCGCTCCTCCTCGCCGACCCTGTAGTGAGCCTCATGGCCGATATAGAACTGCCGACGGGAAGCGCCTCAAAGGGCTTCGGCAGCGGCGGCATCGATACGGGGATAGCGGTCCTCATCGATAAGAGACTCGGCGAAAAAGTCATGCTCTACGGCAACGTGGGCGTTGTATTTACGGGTGATCTGAAATGGAAGGAAAGGGTGAAGCTCAGAGACTCGCTCTATGGAGGGGTCTGTGTCGAAGCGGCACCATGGAAGAACTTCTCTCTCCTCGGGCAGGCCGTCTTTCAGAGTTCGCCTTTCCCGGAAACGGGTATTCCCTCATTAGACAGACTGTCCGTGCTGCTCTCGTTCGGTGGACGATATTCACGGGGGGAGAACATCTTTGAGCTTTCATTGACGGAGGACCCCAACACCGCCGGCGCGCCTGACTTTACCGTGGTCTTCGCCTTCAAAAGGAAACTCTGA